One region of Astyanax mexicanus isolate ESR-SI-001 chromosome 15, AstMex3_surface, whole genome shotgun sequence genomic DNA includes:
- the rgrb gene encoding retinal G protein coupled receptor b — translation MATYTLPEGFDDFDMFAFGSVLLVGAVLGFFLNFISIMAYLRVKELRTPSNFFVFNLALADLSLNCNGLASAYASYLRYWPFGPEGCQIHGVQGMTSILAGISFLGAVAWDRYHMYCTKQKMFWSTSLTISVIMWGLAIFWSVLPLPSFGWGVFDFEPMKVGCTLDYTRGDRDYITYMLSITLLYLIFPLVIMYSSYNSIYAYFKKTHNFKFNTGLPVKTLLLLWGPYVVMCIYACFENTKLVSPKIRMVLPVLAKLSPLANALLYSYGNEFYHGGIWQFLTGQSQTDKRK, via the exons ATGGCCACGTATACGTTACCAGAGGGGTTCGACGACTTTGACATGTTTGCTTTCGGTTCTGTTCTTCTGGTTGGGG CGGTCCTTGGCTTCTTCCTGAACTTCATCTCGATAATGGCGTACCTAAGGGTGAAGGAGCTGAGGACCCCAAGTAACTTCTTCGTCTTTAACCTGGCCCTCGCCGACCTCAGCCTCAACTGCAACGGCCTGGCATCAGCCTACGCCAGCTACCTCAG ATACTGGCCTTTTGGACCGGAGGGCTGCCAGATCCACGGCGTTCAAGGAATGACATCCATCCTGGCTGGAATCAGCTTTCTTGGCGCTGTTGCTTGGGACAGATATCACATGTACTGCACCA AGCAGAAGATGTTCTGGAGCACGTCTCTAACCATCAGTGTCATCATGTGGGGTCTGGCTATCTTCTGGTCCGTGTTGCCTTTACCCTCGTTTGGCTGGGGCGTGTTTGACTTTGAGCCGATGAAGGTGGGCTGTACTCTGGACTACACCAGAGGAGACAG AGATTACATCACATACATGTTGTCCATTACTCTGCTGTACCTGATCTTCCCCCTGGTCATCATGTACTCCTCCTACAACTCCATCTACGCCTACTTCAAGAAGACTCACAACTTCAAG TTTAACACCGGTCTACCTGTGAAGACCCTGCTGTTGTTATGGGGTCCATACGTGGTGATGTGCATTTATGCTTGCTTCGAGAACACCAAGCTTGTATCACCAAAGATCCGAATG GTTCTTCCAGTTCTTGCAAAACTGTCTCCACTGGCTAACGCTTTACTTTACTCATATGGTAACGAGTTCTACCACGGGGGCATCTGGCAGTTCCTCACCGGCCAGAGCCAGACAGACAAGAGGAAATAA